A stretch of Myceligenerans xiligouense DNA encodes these proteins:
- a CDS encoding tRNA (cytidine(34)-2'-O)-methyltransferase, with product MYFEPRIPGNTGSAIRLAAVTGARLHLIEPLGFDLSEAKLKRAGLDYHDLAVMDVHPSFDAALDALPTSRVFAFTTRATTRYTDVEYRPDDILLFGPEPTGLPDDVLAHPRVTGPVTIPMLPGRRSLNLTNAASIAVYEAWRQRDFAAP from the coding sequence ATGTACTTCGAGCCCCGCATCCCGGGGAACACCGGCTCGGCGATCCGGCTCGCCGCGGTGACGGGCGCGCGGCTGCACCTGATCGAGCCGCTCGGTTTCGACCTGTCCGAGGCCAAGCTGAAGCGGGCGGGCCTCGACTACCACGACCTCGCCGTGATGGACGTACACCCGTCCTTCGACGCCGCGCTCGACGCCCTGCCGACGTCCCGTGTCTTCGCCTTCACGACCCGCGCCACCACCCGCTACACCGACGTCGAGTACCGCCCGGACGACATCCTGCTGTTCGGCCCGGAGCCCACGGGCCTGCCCGACGACGTCCTCGCGCACCCGCGCGTCACCGGCCCCGTCACGATCCCGATGCTGCCGGGCCGGCGCTCCCTGAACCTGACGAACGCGGCGTCGATCGCCGTCTACGAGGCCTGGCGCCAGCGCGACTTCGCCGCTCCGTAG